Proteins encoded in a region of the Microbacterium neungamense genome:
- the lexA gene encoding transcriptional repressor LexA — protein MSENNAAEAPRTRRRKSLSPKQMAILEVIQTSIAKHGYPPSMREIGDAVGLKSLSSVTHQLGQLELSGYLRRDPGKTRAMEVLIDLPGASGENPADAGPAVGDAALVPLVGRIAAGVPITAEQQVEEIFPLPRQLVGKGELFMLKVSGDSMIDAAICDGDWVVVRTQSTAENGEIVAAMLDGEATVKTFRRRDGHTWLLPRNSAFEPILGDDATVLGKVVAVLRAV, from the coding sequence ATGAGCGAGAACAACGCCGCCGAAGCGCCGCGCACGCGCCGGCGCAAGAGCCTCAGCCCGAAGCAGATGGCGATCCTCGAGGTCATCCAGACCTCGATCGCCAAGCACGGCTACCCGCCGAGCATGCGCGAGATCGGCGACGCCGTGGGACTGAAGTCCCTGTCGAGCGTGACGCACCAGCTCGGTCAGCTGGAGCTGAGCGGCTACCTGCGTCGCGACCCGGGCAAGACCCGAGCGATGGAGGTGCTGATCGATCTGCCCGGGGCGAGCGGCGAGAATCCCGCCGACGCGGGCCCGGCCGTGGGCGACGCCGCGCTCGTTCCGCTGGTCGGCCGGATCGCCGCAGGGGTGCCGATCACCGCCGAGCAGCAGGTCGAGGAGATCTTCCCGCTGCCGCGGCAGCTCGTCGGGAAGGGCGAGCTGTTCATGCTCAAGGTCTCCGGCGATTCGATGATCGACGCCGCGATCTGCGACGGGGACTGGGTCGTCGTCCGCACTCAGTCGACGGCCGAGAACGGCGAGATCGTCGCGGCGATGCTCGACGGCGAGGCGACGGTGAAGACCTTCCGCCGCCGGGACGGTCACACCTGGCTGCTCCCCCGCAACTCGGCGTTCGAACCCATCCTCGGCGACGACGCCACCGTGCTCGGCAAGGTCGTCGCGGTGCTGCGCGCGGTCTGA
- a CDS encoding histidinol-phosphate transaminase, producing MTSLDELPLRDDLRGLTPYGAPQAPLPVALNVNENTHPVPDEVASDILDDIALALRDVNRYPDREFTLLREGFAEYLGHGLTPDRIWAGNGSNEVLQHILQAFAGPGRTAFGFAPTYSMYPLLTQGTGARWIAGTREADYRVSAEDGAAQVADADPDVVILCTPNNPTGTPLGLDVVEAVYEAARGVVVVDEAYQEFAPKDAPSALTLLDGRPRLAVSRTMSKAFAFAGARVGYLAADPAFIDALRLVRLPYHLSALTQAAAVAALRNAPTMLRMVDDIVEQRDRISATLEALGYRPHESWTNFVLFGGVDDPKAVWQCLYDRGVLIRDVGIPGHLRVTAGTEAETTAFLDALASVGDTASVGSAS from the coding sequence GTGACCTCCCTCGATGAGCTGCCCCTCCGCGACGATCTGCGCGGGCTCACACCGTACGGCGCGCCGCAGGCCCCTCTCCCCGTCGCACTGAACGTCAACGAGAACACGCATCCGGTGCCCGACGAGGTGGCCAGCGACATCCTCGACGACATCGCCCTGGCCCTGCGTGACGTGAACCGGTACCCCGACCGCGAGTTCACCCTCCTCCGCGAGGGATTCGCCGAGTACCTCGGCCACGGCCTCACGCCCGACCGCATCTGGGCCGGGAACGGGTCGAACGAGGTGCTGCAGCACATCCTGCAGGCCTTCGCCGGCCCTGGACGCACCGCGTTCGGCTTCGCCCCCACCTACTCCATGTACCCGCTGCTCACCCAGGGCACGGGCGCGCGCTGGATCGCCGGCACGCGCGAGGCGGACTACCGGGTGAGTGCCGAGGACGGCGCCGCCCAGGTGGCGGACGCCGACCCGGATGTCGTCATCCTCTGCACCCCGAACAACCCGACCGGCACACCCCTCGGCCTCGACGTCGTCGAGGCCGTCTACGAGGCCGCCCGCGGCGTGGTGGTCGTCGACGAGGCGTATCAGGAGTTCGCGCCGAAGGACGCTCCGTCGGCCCTCACCCTGCTCGACGGCCGCCCGCGGCTCGCGGTGTCCCGCACCATGAGCAAGGCGTTCGCGTTCGCGGGTGCACGGGTCGGCTATCTCGCCGCCGACCCGGCCTTCATCGACGCCCTGCGCTTGGTGCGCCTGCCGTACCACCTCAGTGCGCTCACCCAGGCCGCCGCGGTCGCAGCGCTGCGCAACGCGCCGACCATGCTGCGGATGGTGGACGACATCGTCGAGCAGCGCGACCGCATCTCCGCCACCCTGGAGGCGCTGGGTTACCGCCCGCACGAATCGTGGACGAACTTCGTGCTGTTCGGGGGAGTGGACGACCCGAAGGCGGTCTGGCAGTGCCTCTACGACCGAGGCGTGCTCATCCGCGACGTCGGCATCCCCGGCCACCTGCGCGTCACCGCGGGAACCGAGGCCGAGACCACCGCCTTCCTGGACGCGCTCGCATCCGTGGGCGACACCGCCTCGGTAGGATCGGCGTCATGA
- a CDS encoding LysM peptidoglycan-binding domain-containing protein — protein sequence MSTIAIQGPIARPRTRLRLTARGRRVLLALAAAPLAAGIAFSALAGGSALASGEQAYRASFETVTVMPGDTLWSIAAHVAPDADPRDVVDDIIRLNNLPGGMVQAGSEIAIPAAYAD from the coding sequence ATGAGCACCATCGCCATCCAGGGTCCGATCGCCCGCCCGCGCACGCGTCTCCGCCTCACCGCACGCGGACGCCGGGTGCTCCTCGCTCTCGCCGCCGCCCCGCTCGCCGCCGGCATCGCCTTCTCGGCGCTCGCGGGCGGCTCCGCCCTCGCCTCGGGTGAGCAGGCGTACCGGGCGTCGTTCGAGACCGTGACCGTGATGCCGGGCGACACGCTGTGGTCGATCGCCGCGCACGTGGCGCCGGACGCTGATCCGCGCGACGTCGTCGACGACATCATCCGCCTGAACAATCTGCCGGGCGGCATGGTGCAGGCGGGCAGTGAGATCGCCATCCCCGCTGCTTACGCGGACTGA
- the smpB gene encoding SsrA-binding protein SmpB, producing MPRERGEKLIATNRRARHDYNLEKSYEAGLVLTGTEVKSLRQGRANLSDGYAYIKGGEAFLDAVHIPEYTQGHWTNHSAKRVRKLLLHREEILKLEHAVSAGGYTLIPLRLYFSDGRAKVEIALAKGKREYDKRQALRERQDNREAERAMRLRNRLGE from the coding sequence ATGCCCAGGGAACGCGGCGAGAAGCTCATCGCGACCAACCGTCGTGCGCGCCACGACTACAACCTCGAGAAGTCGTACGAGGCCGGCCTCGTGCTCACCGGCACCGAGGTCAAGTCGCTGCGCCAGGGCCGGGCGAACCTGTCCGACGGGTACGCGTACATCAAGGGCGGCGAGGCGTTCCTCGACGCCGTGCACATCCCGGAGTACACCCAGGGCCACTGGACGAACCACTCCGCCAAGCGGGTGCGCAAGCTGCTGCTGCACCGTGAGGAGATCCTCAAGCTCGAGCACGCGGTCTCGGCCGGCGGTTACACCCTCATCCCGCTGCGGCTGTACTTCTCCGACGGCCGGGCGAAGGTCGAGATCGCGCTCGCGAAGGGCAAGCGCGAGTACGACAAGCGCCAGGCGCTGCGAGAGCGGCAGGACAACCGCGAGGCCGAGCGCGCCATGCGGCTGCGCAACCGCCTCGGCGAGTAG
- the metE gene encoding 5-methyltetrahydropteroyltriglutamate--homocysteine S-methyltransferase: MTAFPDGTILGYPRIGRRRELKRAVESFWAGRIDEAALETAAAELRAANRERLAALGLGRDDSSIPESFSFYDQVLDAAVTVGAIPARFEDLRDEDGRIGLPAYFTIARGEGDRAPLEMTKWFDSNYHYLVPEIGPDTDFSLSSDRLVREVAEAADAGFRTRPVVVGPVTLLALAKASDDAPEGFDPLSRLDDVLPVYAELLAALKAAGAAWVQLDEPALVSESLPASPQALADAAERALAVLGGAQDRPSILVAAPYAALDAAFPVLTAAPIEAIAVDLVRGGIPAGAPGLEGKTLVGGVIDGHNIWRGDLDAAFAKLEALRTLGAAAVTAATSTSLLHVPHDVEDESKLDARLVSWLAFADQKVGQVVTLARGLAEGRDAIAAELDAASAALEDRRTAPGVRDGAVRERAAGLAEADFARAPYAEREAAQQALDLPALPLTTIGSFPQTGNIRRARAQFLRGELPQEDYEDFLRAEIDRVVSLQEELGLDVLVHGEPERNDMVQYFAENLDGFAVTENGWVQSYGSRATRPSILWGDVSRPAPITVSWASYAQSLSAKPVKGMLTGPVTILAWSFVRDDQPLGETANQVALALRDEIADLEEAGIGIIQVDEPALRELLPLKRADQPAYLDWSVRSFRLATGGAAAATQVHTHLCYSEFGVVIDAIRALDADVTSIEAARSRMEVVADVAEAGFDHGIGPGVYDIHSPRVPSVDEVETLLRRATEELPLRQVWVNPDCGLKTRGYEETVASLRNIAEATRRVREDVAVTA, encoded by the coding sequence ATGACCGCTTTCCCCGACGGGACCATCCTCGGCTACCCCCGGATCGGACGCCGCCGCGAGCTCAAGAGGGCCGTCGAGTCGTTCTGGGCGGGCCGCATCGACGAGGCCGCGCTCGAGACCGCCGCCGCGGAGCTGCGCGCGGCGAACCGTGAGCGCCTCGCCGCGCTGGGCCTCGGCCGCGACGACTCCTCGATCCCGGAGTCGTTCTCCTTCTATGACCAGGTGCTCGACGCCGCGGTCACGGTCGGCGCGATCCCGGCCCGCTTCGAGGACCTGCGCGACGAGGACGGCCGCATCGGCCTGCCGGCCTACTTCACCATCGCGCGCGGCGAGGGGGACCGCGCGCCGCTGGAGATGACGAAGTGGTTCGACTCGAACTACCACTACCTCGTGCCCGAGATCGGCCCGGACACCGACTTCTCGCTCTCCAGCGACCGCCTCGTGCGCGAGGTCGCCGAGGCCGCGGACGCCGGCTTCCGCACGCGCCCCGTCGTCGTCGGCCCCGTGACCCTGCTCGCCCTGGCGAAGGCATCCGATGACGCGCCCGAGGGCTTCGACCCGCTCTCCCGCCTCGACGATGTGCTGCCCGTGTACGCCGAACTGCTCGCGGCGCTCAAGGCCGCCGGCGCCGCCTGGGTGCAGCTGGACGAGCCGGCGCTGGTGAGCGAGTCGCTGCCGGCGTCGCCGCAGGCCCTCGCGGATGCCGCGGAGCGCGCCCTCGCCGTCCTCGGCGGTGCGCAGGACCGCCCTTCGATCCTCGTCGCCGCCCCGTACGCCGCCCTCGACGCGGCGTTCCCGGTCCTCACCGCCGCACCGATCGAGGCCATCGCGGTGGACCTCGTCCGCGGCGGCATCCCGGCCGGAGCCCCGGGCCTGGAGGGCAAGACCCTCGTCGGCGGCGTGATCGACGGTCACAACATCTGGCGCGGCGACCTCGACGCGGCCTTCGCGAAGCTGGAGGCGCTGCGCACGCTGGGCGCCGCGGCGGTCACCGCCGCCACGTCGACCTCGCTGCTGCACGTGCCGCACGACGTGGAGGACGAGTCGAAGCTGGACGCGCGCCTGGTCTCCTGGCTCGCCTTCGCCGACCAGAAGGTCGGCCAGGTGGTCACCCTGGCGCGCGGTCTCGCCGAGGGCCGCGACGCCATCGCCGCAGAGCTCGACGCCGCATCCGCCGCGCTCGAGGACCGCCGCACCGCACCCGGTGTGCGCGACGGCGCCGTGCGCGAGCGCGCCGCCGGGCTCGCCGAGGCCGACTTCGCCCGCGCCCCGTACGCGGAGCGCGAGGCTGCGCAGCAGGCGCTGGACCTGCCCGCCCTGCCGCTGACGACCATCGGCTCCTTCCCGCAGACCGGCAACATCCGCCGGGCGCGGGCGCAGTTCCTGCGCGGCGAGCTGCCGCAGGAGGACTACGAGGACTTCCTGCGGGCCGAGATCGACCGCGTTGTCTCGCTGCAGGAGGAGCTCGGACTGGACGTGCTGGTGCACGGCGAGCCCGAGCGCAACGACATGGTGCAGTACTTCGCCGAGAATCTGGACGGCTTCGCGGTCACCGAGAACGGCTGGGTGCAGTCCTACGGGTCGCGGGCGACGCGTCCCTCCATCCTGTGGGGCGACGTGTCGCGTCCGGCGCCGATCACGGTGTCCTGGGCTTCGTACGCCCAGTCGCTGAGCGCGAAGCCGGTCAAGGGCATGCTCACCGGGCCGGTGACGATCCTGGCCTGGTCGTTCGTGCGCGACGACCAGCCGCTCGGCGAGACCGCGAACCAGGTCGCCCTCGCGCTGCGCGACGAGATCGCCGACCTCGAGGAGGCCGGCATCGGCATCATCCAGGTCGACGAGCCCGCCCTGCGCGAGCTGCTGCCGCTGAAGCGGGCCGACCAGCCGGCGTATCTGGACTGGTCGGTGCGCTCCTTCCGCCTGGCCACCGGCGGCGCCGCCGCCGCCACGCAGGTGCACACGCACCTCTGTTACTCCGAGTTCGGCGTGGTGATCGACGCGATCCGCGCCCTGGATGCCGACGTCACCTCGATCGAGGCGGCGCGCAGCCGGATGGAGGTCGTCGCCGACGTCGCGGAGGCCGGCTTCGACCACGGCATCGGCCCGGGCGTGTACGACATCCACTCGCCCCGCGTGCCCAGCGTCGACGAGGTCGAGACGCTGCTGCGTCGCGCGACCGAGGAGCTGCCGCTGCGCCAGGTCTGGGTCAACCCGGACTGCGGCCTGAAGACCCGCGGCTACGAGGAGACCGTGGCCTCGCTGCGCAACATCGCGGAGGCGACGCGCCGCGTCCGCGAGGACGTCGCCGTCACGGCCTGA
- a CDS encoding S9 family peptidase: protein MSGSPASLPYGSWPSPFTAARIAQASPRIDGARFVGEEIWWGESVPAEGGRVSVRSSSGAEVLPAPWSARSRVHEYGGGAWTADAEGTLFFVHAADQRVYRMPRGGEPHPLTAPGPQHGGLSLQHGRLLAVRENLREQPHRRGIVEIPVDGSAAAGEARERVLVDGPGFFAHPALSPDGTRLAFVEWSGTRMPWEEAQLTVLRLADGARTTVESRAALQPEWVGEGGLLFADDRSGRWNLRRLTVDGIGVTDDAAVAPADADTGGGLWVLGTRWYRPLDDGRIVAVRTHGADEVVLLSPDLPDAEPGPDAEPGPRAGGSARRVAAGGGGVGIDASPAPASVHRLPVPATSEVSVDDVSGDRVLVSGVGAEVARGLWLLELSSGAATAVRGGEPSDPAWMPAARPVTFEGPHGPVHAFDYPPASPDAKGPSGERPPYIVMVHGGPTAHVAGAASAAYAFWTSRGIGVLDVNYGGSTGYGRAYRERLDGQWGVVDVDDVIAAARGLAASGAADPARIAIRGGSAGGWTVLSALVRGGAFAAGISRYGVADLRMLAAETHDFEKHYLTGLVGPLPEAEDVYVARSPLTHADRIDVPVLLLQGEDDLVVPPSQSEAIRDALAARGIPHEYVLYPGEGHGFRRAETIIASLETELRFLGRVFGFTPAL from the coding sequence ATGTCCGGCTCACCCGCATCCCTCCCCTACGGCTCCTGGCCGTCGCCGTTCACCGCCGCCCGCATCGCGCAGGCGTCGCCGCGCATCGACGGTGCGCGCTTCGTCGGCGAGGAGATCTGGTGGGGCGAGTCGGTGCCCGCCGAGGGCGGGCGGGTGAGCGTGCGGAGCTCGTCCGGCGCGGAGGTGCTCCCCGCGCCGTGGAGCGCGCGCTCGCGGGTCCACGAGTACGGCGGTGGGGCCTGGACGGCGGATGCCGAGGGCACTCTCTTCTTCGTGCACGCCGCCGATCAGCGGGTGTACCGGATGCCGCGCGGCGGCGAACCGCATCCGCTCACCGCTCCGGGGCCGCAGCACGGCGGCCTGTCGCTGCAGCATGGCCGGCTGCTGGCTGTGCGCGAGAACCTGCGCGAGCAGCCGCACCGGCGCGGGATCGTGGAGATCCCGGTGGACGGCTCCGCCGCCGCGGGCGAGGCGCGCGAGCGGGTGCTCGTGGACGGTCCGGGCTTCTTCGCGCATCCCGCGCTGTCGCCGGACGGCACCCGGCTGGCGTTCGTGGAGTGGAGCGGCACGCGGATGCCGTGGGAGGAGGCTCAGTTGACCGTGCTCCGCCTCGCCGACGGGGCGCGCACCACCGTCGAATCCCGCGCCGCGCTGCAACCGGAGTGGGTCGGCGAGGGCGGTCTCCTGTTCGCGGACGACCGTTCCGGCCGCTGGAACCTGCGCCGGCTCACCGTGGACGGCATCGGCGTGACCGACGACGCGGCGGTGGCGCCGGCGGATGCGGACACCGGCGGCGGCCTGTGGGTGCTCGGCACCCGCTGGTACCGGCCGCTCGACGACGGCCGCATCGTCGCGGTGCGCACGCACGGTGCCGACGAGGTGGTGCTGCTCTCCCCCGACCTCCCGGACGCTGAGCCCGGCCCGGACGCTGAGCCGGGCCCACGCGCCGGAGGCTCCGCGCGCCGCGTAGCGGCGGGTGGAGGGGGCGTGGGGATCGACGCGTCCCCCGCCCCGGCATCCGTCCACCGCCTCCCCGTGCCGGCGACGAGCGAGGTCAGCGTCGACGACGTCTCCGGCGACCGCGTGCTCGTCTCCGGGGTGGGCGCCGAGGTCGCGCGCGGCCTCTGGCTCCTCGAACTGAGCTCCGGGGCGGCGACCGCGGTCCGCGGCGGTGAGCCGTCCGACCCCGCGTGGATGCCAGCGGCCCGGCCGGTCACCTTCGAGGGCCCGCACGGTCCGGTGCACGCCTTCGACTACCCGCCCGCCAGCCCGGACGCGAAGGGCCCGTCCGGCGAGCGCCCGCCGTACATCGTCATGGTGCACGGCGGTCCCACCGCGCACGTCGCCGGCGCCGCCTCCGCCGCCTACGCCTTCTGGACCAGCCGCGGGATCGGCGTGCTCGACGTCAACTACGGCGGATCCACCGGGTACGGACGGGCGTACCGGGAGCGCCTGGACGGGCAGTGGGGTGTCGTCGACGTCGACGACGTGATCGCCGCCGCCCGCGGACTCGCCGCCTCGGGCGCCGCCGATCCCGCCCGCATCGCGATCCGCGGCGGATCCGCCGGCGGCTGGACGGTGCTCAGCGCCCTCGTGCGCGGCGGGGCGTTCGCCGCCGGGATCAGCCGCTACGGCGTCGCCGACCTGCGGATGCTGGCCGCGGAGACGCACGACTTCGAGAAGCACTATCTCACCGGGCTGGTGGGTCCTCTGCCCGAGGCCGAGGACGTCTACGTGGCGCGGTCGCCGCTCACGCACGCCGACCGGATCGACGTGCCGGTGCTGCTGCTGCAGGGCGAGGACGACCTGGTGGTGCCGCCCTCGCAATCCGAGGCGATCCGGGACGCGCTGGCCGCCCGCGGCATCCCGCACGAGTACGTGCTGTACCCGGGCGAGGGGCACGGATTCCGGCGCGCGGAGACGATCATCGCGTCGCTGGAGACCGAGCTGCGCTTCCTCGGCCGCGTGTTCGGGTTCACGCCCGCGCTCTGA
- a CDS encoding methylenetetrahydrofolate reductase translates to MARVPFSFELYPPRSPANADALHETIRQLAAVGPEFLSVTYGAGGSTGGRSLEVLRHIRQHTDVEPLAHLTCVGNTYAGATRLIREFLDAGILSFLALRGDPPAGQDEGDPFLGDLESAAQLVQLIDRVQAERAPYEESPVPGNPGAVRVAPRRKVNIAVAAFPNGHPRSAYSTQHVEALLAKEAAGATFAITQLFFHPDDYLAFVERARRAGVTIPILPGIMPITSPARLARVLELTGEELPGELAVALEVEPTAEGRRRIGIEWAARLARAVVAGGAPGVHLYAFNQHETVLEVLAEAGIIPALQFSSKGTP, encoded by the coding sequence ATGGCCCGAGTGCCGTTCTCCTTCGAGCTCTACCCGCCGCGCTCACCCGCCAACGCGGACGCCCTGCACGAGACCATCCGGCAGCTCGCGGCGGTCGGGCCCGAGTTCCTCTCCGTCACCTACGGGGCCGGGGGATCCACCGGCGGGCGCTCGCTCGAAGTGCTCCGCCACATCCGGCAGCACACCGACGTCGAGCCGCTCGCGCACCTCACCTGCGTGGGCAACACCTACGCCGGGGCGACCCGGCTGATCCGCGAGTTCCTCGACGCCGGCATCCTCAGCTTCCTCGCCCTGCGCGGCGACCCGCCCGCCGGTCAGGACGAGGGCGACCCGTTCCTCGGCGACCTGGAGAGCGCCGCGCAGCTCGTGCAGCTCATCGACCGGGTGCAGGCCGAGCGCGCCCCGTACGAGGAGTCCCCGGTCCCGGGCAATCCGGGCGCCGTCCGCGTCGCGCCCCGCCGCAAGGTGAACATCGCCGTCGCCGCCTTCCCGAACGGGCATCCGCGTTCCGCCTACAGCACCCAGCACGTCGAGGCGCTGCTGGCGAAGGAGGCCGCGGGCGCCACCTTCGCGATCACCCAGCTGTTCTTCCACCCCGACGACTACCTCGCCTTCGTGGAGCGCGCCCGCCGCGCCGGCGTGACCATCCCGATCCTGCCCGGCATCATGCCGATCACCTCGCCCGCCCGGCTCGCTCGCGTGCTCGAGCTGACCGGCGAGGAGCTGCCGGGCGAGCTCGCCGTCGCGCTCGAGGTGGAGCCCACCGCCGAGGGCCGTCGCCGCATCGGCATCGAGTGGGCGGCCCGCCTGGCGCGAGCCGTCGTCGCCGGCGGCGCACCGGGAGTGCACCTGTACGCCTTCAACCAGCACGAGACCGTGCTCGAGGTTCTCGCCGAAGCCGGGATCATCCCCGCCCTGCAGTTCTCATCGAAAGGAACACCATGA
- the hisH gene encoding imidazole glycerol phosphate synthase subunit HisH, with the protein MTRTPRVAVFDYESGNVHSAVKGLAAAGADVELTGDRQAALEADGLLVPGVGAFAAVRDALHARGGDEIIERRLAGGRPVLGICVGMQVMFAHGVERGHDTEGLGQWPGAVTRLESPVLPHMGWNTVEPDAGTVLFRGIEDERFYFVHSYAAKAWELDVIPPFPQPALTWSTYGERFLAAVENGPLSATQFHPEKSGQAGIRLLRNWVESL; encoded by the coding sequence GTGACCCGCACGCCGCGCGTGGCGGTCTTCGACTACGAGTCCGGGAACGTGCACTCCGCCGTCAAGGGGCTGGCGGCCGCCGGCGCCGACGTCGAGCTGACCGGCGACCGGCAGGCCGCGCTGGAGGCCGACGGCCTCCTGGTGCCCGGGGTGGGGGCGTTCGCCGCCGTCCGCGACGCCCTGCACGCGCGCGGCGGCGACGAGATCATCGAGCGCCGCCTCGCCGGCGGGCGGCCCGTGCTCGGCATCTGCGTCGGGATGCAGGTGATGTTCGCGCACGGGGTCGAGCGCGGGCACGACACCGAAGGTCTCGGCCAGTGGCCGGGGGCGGTGACACGGCTGGAATCGCCGGTGCTGCCGCACATGGGCTGGAACACGGTGGAGCCGGATGCCGGGACCGTGCTGTTCCGCGGGATCGAGGACGAGCGCTTCTACTTCGTGCACTCCTACGCGGCCAAGGCCTGGGAGCTCGACGTGATCCCGCCGTTCCCGCAGCCGGCGCTCACCTGGTCGACCTACGGCGAGCGGTTCCTCGCCGCCGTGGAGAACGGCCCGCTGTCGGCGACGCAGTTCCACCCGGAGAAGTCCGGCCAGGCCGGCATCCGCCTGCTGCGCAACTGGGTGGAGAGCCTGTAA
- the priA gene encoding bifunctional 1-(5-phosphoribosyl)-5-((5-phosphoribosylamino)methylideneamino)imidazole-4-carboxamide isomerase/phosphoribosylanthranilate isomerase PriA, with translation MNDFAQSPSLILLPAVDVAGGKAVRLTQGEAGTETSYGDPIDAAGEWVSQGAQWIHLVDLDAAFGRGSNAGILRKVIKQFRGVNVEVSGGIRDDASLESALESGAARINLGTAALENPEWAADVISRYGEAVAVGLDVRGTTLAARGWTKEGGDLWDVLERLEEAGCSRYVVTDVTKDGTLRGPNLELLREITSRTPKPVIASGGVASLDDIAALRQLVPLGVEGAIIGKALYAGAFTLAEALDVAGD, from the coding sequence ATGAACGACTTCGCGCAGTCACCCTCCCTGATCCTCCTGCCCGCTGTGGACGTCGCCGGCGGCAAGGCCGTCCGCCTGACGCAGGGCGAGGCGGGCACCGAGACCAGCTACGGTGACCCGATCGATGCCGCGGGGGAGTGGGTCTCCCAGGGTGCGCAGTGGATCCACCTCGTCGACCTGGACGCGGCGTTCGGACGCGGCAGCAACGCCGGCATCCTGCGCAAGGTCATCAAGCAGTTCCGCGGCGTCAACGTCGAGGTCTCCGGCGGCATCCGTGACGACGCCAGCCTCGAGTCGGCGCTCGAGTCGGGCGCCGCGCGCATCAACCTCGGCACGGCCGCGCTGGAGAACCCGGAGTGGGCGGCCGACGTGATCAGCCGGTACGGCGAGGCCGTCGCCGTCGGCTTGGACGTGCGCGGCACCACCCTCGCGGCGCGCGGCTGGACCAAGGAGGGCGGCGACCTCTGGGACGTGCTGGAGCGACTGGAGGAGGCCGGCTGCAGCCGCTACGTCGTCACCGACGTGACCAAGGACGGCACGCTGCGCGGCCCGAACCTCGAGCTGCTGCGCGAGATCACCTCGCGCACGCCGAAGCCCGTGATCGCCTCCGGCGGCGTGGCCAGCCTCGACGACATCGCGGCGCTGCGCCAGCTCGTCCCGCTGGGCGTCGAGGGCGCCATCATCGGGAAGGCCCTCTACGCCGGGGCGTTCACCCTGGCCGAGGCGCTGGATGTCGCCGGGGACTGA
- the hisB gene encoding imidazoleglycerol-phosphate dehydratase HisB, with the protein MSAAPSEPRTAGVHRSTSESTVELELNLDGTGRSSIDTSVPFFDHMLTAFAKHSLTDLTVRASGDTDIDAHHTVEDISIVLGQAIRQALGDKAGISRYGDALVPLDEALAQAVVDISGRPFLVHEGEPAGFEFHLIGGHFTGSLVRHAFEAITLNAGLTVHVRVLGGRDPHHIAEAEFKAFARAFRQAKALDPLVEGIPSTKGAL; encoded by the coding sequence ATGAGCGCCGCCCCCTCCGAGCCCCGCACCGCGGGCGTCCACCGCAGCACATCCGAGTCCACCGTGGAGCTCGAGCTGAACCTGGACGGCACCGGCCGCAGCAGCATCGACACCTCGGTGCCGTTCTTCGACCACATGCTCACCGCGTTCGCGAAGCACTCGCTCACCGACCTCACCGTGCGGGCATCCGGCGACACCGACATCGACGCCCACCACACCGTCGAGGACATCTCGATCGTGCTCGGCCAGGCCATCAGGCAGGCGCTCGGCGACAAGGCCGGCATCTCGCGCTACGGCGACGCGCTCGTGCCGCTGGACGAGGCGCTGGCGCAGGCGGTCGTGGACATCTCCGGCCGTCCGTTCCTCGTGCACGAGGGCGAGCCCGCAGGCTTCGAGTTCCATCTCATCGGCGGGCACTTCACCGGATCGCTGGTCCGGCACGCGTTCGAGGCGATCACGCTGAACGCCGGGCTCACCGTGCACGTGCGGGTGCTCGGCGGACGCGACCCGCACCACATCGCCGAGGCCGAGTTCAAGGCTTTCGCGCGCGCCTTCCGCCAGGCCAAGGCGCTCGATCCGCTCGTCGAGGGCATCCCGTCGACCAAGGGGGCGTTGTGA